A region from the Streptomyces lydicus genome encodes:
- a CDS encoding L,D-transpeptidase family protein produces the protein MYAGSRRHSVRLIPALIATGTLLTACGPGADGPKADQPAAKVTVTPAAGSKSVKLGSDISVRADDGKLVSVEVKDDKGGTVAGQLAGDGTSWKSDGKVKPQTTYTVRTKTKSAQGKESAATSEFTTEQAGKVNKLTNTPGGGQTVGTGMPISILFDHPVAKDRRAEIEKALKVTTQPKVEGAWGWVKDYSGKDRIDWRPKDYWPTGTKVDVKGALSGINSGDDGGWFARDYNFGFRIGPDHKAVIDVPAHKLTMYENGKSVGTITGSAGSPQDPTRGGVHTVRSKNAAETMDSATIGHGSEWMLDSKWVTHLTASGTFLHSAPWNKSLGVVNNSHGCFGMSTSDAKRAYDFLSIGSTVEVKGTSNTNKTDVGNGLEVWQESWTQWQQRSALQH, from the coding sequence GTGTACGCCGGATCACGCCGCCACTCCGTACGGTTGATACCCGCCCTGATAGCGACGGGGACGCTGTTGACCGCGTGCGGGCCGGGTGCCGACGGGCCGAAGGCGGACCAGCCTGCGGCGAAGGTGACCGTCACCCCGGCCGCCGGAAGCAAGTCGGTCAAGCTCGGCTCGGACATATCCGTGCGGGCCGACGACGGAAAGCTCGTCTCGGTCGAGGTCAAGGACGACAAGGGCGGCACGGTCGCCGGGCAGCTCGCCGGTGACGGCACGTCATGGAAGTCGGACGGCAAGGTCAAGCCGCAGACCACCTACACCGTGCGGACGAAGACGAAGTCGGCGCAGGGCAAGGAGTCCGCCGCCACCTCGGAATTCACCACGGAGCAGGCCGGCAAGGTCAACAAGCTCACCAACACCCCCGGTGGCGGGCAGACCGTGGGCACCGGAATGCCGATATCGATCCTCTTCGACCACCCGGTGGCGAAGGACCGGCGCGCCGAGATCGAGAAGGCGCTGAAGGTCACCACCCAGCCGAAGGTCGAGGGTGCCTGGGGCTGGGTCAAGGACTACTCCGGCAAGGACCGGATCGACTGGCGCCCCAAGGACTACTGGCCCACCGGCACCAAGGTCGACGTCAAGGGCGCACTGTCCGGGATCAACTCCGGTGACGACGGCGGCTGGTTCGCCCGGGACTACAACTTCGGCTTCCGCATCGGCCCCGACCACAAGGCCGTCATCGATGTGCCCGCGCACAAGCTGACCATGTACGAGAACGGCAAGAGCGTCGGCACCATCACCGGCTCCGCGGGCTCCCCGCAGGACCCGACCCGCGGCGGTGTGCACACCGTACGCAGCAAGAACGCGGCCGAGACCATGGACTCCGCCACCATCGGCCACGGCAGCGAGTGGATGCTGGACTCCAAGTGGGTCACCCACCTCACCGCGTCCGGGACCTTCCTGCACTCCGCCCCGTGGAACAAGTCGCTCGGCGTGGTCAACAACAGCCACGGCTGCTTCGGTATGTCCACCTCGGACGCCAAGAGGGCCTACGACTTCCTGTCCATCGGCTCCACCGTCGAGGTGAAGGGCACCAGCAACACCAACAAGACCGACGTCGGCAACGGCCTGGAGGTCTGGCAGGAGAGCTGGACGCAGTGGCAGCAGCGCAGCGCCCTGCAGCACTGA
- the metE gene encoding 5-methyltetrahydropteroyltriglutamate--homocysteine S-methyltransferase, with product MTSTSAAAAARATVHGYPRQGPNRELKKAVEGYWKGRVGADALRATAAELRRGTWRQLAEAGVHEVPTGDFSYYDHVLDTSVMVGAVPDRHRAAVADDALDGYFAMARGTQEVAPLEMTKWFDTNYHYLVPELGPDTVFAADSAKQVAELTEALGLGLAARPVLVGPVTYLLLAKPAPGVAAGFDPLTLLDRLLPVYAAVLADLRAAGATWVQLDEPALVQDRSPAVLNATARAYRDLGALVDRPQLLVASYFDRLGEALPVLAKAPVEGLALDFTGAAAGNLGELAAVGGLPGKRLVAGVVDGRNVWINDFEKSLATVGTLLGLAERVDVSTSCSLLHVPLDAAAERDIDPQIARWLAFARQKTAEVVTLARGLARGTGAIAAELAANRADLASRTHSALTHDPAVRARAAAVTDADGRRSQPYAERTAAQRAHLGLPLLPATTIGSFPQTAELRTARADLRAGRIGTAGYEERIAAEIREVLAFQEKAGLDVLVHGEPERNDMVQYFAEQLTGYLATRHGWVQSYGTRYVRPPVLAGDVSRPGPMTVRWTTYAQSLTDRPVKGMLTGPVTMLAWSFVRDDQPLGETARQVALALRDEVRDLEAAGTSVIQVDEPALRETLPLRTAGHAGYLAWATEAFRLTTGGVRPDTQIHTHMCYAEFGDILRAIDDLDADVISLEAARSHMQVAGELATAGYPREVGPGVYDIHSPRVPGVDEATALLRKGLEAIPAERLWVNPDCGLKTRGWPEVRAALENLVAAAREVRGSLPGTAS from the coding sequence GTGACCAGCACCTCCGCAGCCGCGGCAGCACGCGCCACCGTGCACGGCTACCCCCGTCAGGGGCCGAACCGTGAACTGAAGAAGGCCGTCGAAGGCTACTGGAAGGGCCGCGTCGGCGCCGACGCCCTGCGCGCCACCGCCGCCGAACTGCGCCGCGGCACGTGGCGGCAGCTCGCCGAGGCCGGTGTCCACGAGGTGCCGACCGGCGACTTCTCGTACTACGACCATGTGCTGGACACCAGCGTCATGGTCGGCGCCGTCCCTGACCGCCACCGCGCCGCCGTCGCCGACGACGCCCTCGACGGCTACTTCGCGATGGCGCGCGGCACACAGGAGGTGGCGCCGCTGGAGATGACCAAGTGGTTCGACACCAACTACCACTATCTGGTACCGGAGTTGGGGCCGGACACGGTCTTCGCCGCGGACTCCGCCAAGCAGGTCGCCGAGCTGACCGAGGCGCTGGGGCTCGGTCTGGCCGCCCGCCCGGTCCTCGTCGGGCCGGTCACCTATCTGCTGCTGGCCAAGCCCGCGCCCGGTGTGGCCGCCGGTTTCGACCCGCTGACGCTGCTCGACCGGCTGCTGCCCGTCTACGCCGCGGTCCTTGCCGACCTGCGGGCGGCCGGCGCCACCTGGGTGCAGCTGGACGAGCCGGCGCTGGTGCAGGACCGCTCCCCCGCCGTGCTGAACGCCACGGCCCGCGCCTACCGCGACCTCGGCGCCCTCGTCGACCGCCCCCAGCTGCTGGTCGCCTCGTACTTCGACCGGCTGGGCGAGGCGCTGCCGGTACTGGCGAAGGCGCCCGTCGAGGGGCTGGCGCTGGACTTCACCGGCGCGGCGGCCGGCAACCTCGGGGAGCTGGCGGCGGTCGGCGGGCTGCCCGGCAAGCGGCTGGTCGCCGGTGTCGTCGACGGCCGCAATGTGTGGATCAACGACTTCGAGAAGTCGCTGGCCACGGTGGGCACGCTGCTCGGCCTGGCCGAGCGGGTCGATGTGTCGACCTCCTGCTCGCTGCTGCACGTCCCGCTGGACGCCGCCGCCGAGCGCGATATCGACCCGCAGATCGCCCGCTGGCTGGCCTTCGCCCGGCAGAAGACCGCGGAGGTCGTGACGCTGGCGCGCGGTCTGGCGAGGGGCACCGGCGCCATCGCCGCCGAACTCGCCGCCAACCGCGCCGACCTGGCCTCCCGTACGCACTCCGCCCTCACCCACGACCCGGCCGTGCGTGCCCGGGCCGCGGCCGTCACCGACGCCGACGGCCGCCGTTCGCAGCCCTACGCCGAGCGGACCGCCGCCCAGCGCGCCCACCTCGGGCTGCCGCTGCTGCCGGCCACCACCATCGGCTCGTTCCCGCAGACCGCCGAACTGCGCACCGCCCGGGCCGACCTGCGGGCCGGGCGGATCGGCACCGCGGGCTACGAGGAGCGCATCGCGGCCGAGATCCGCGAGGTCCTGGCCTTCCAGGAGAAGGCCGGTCTCGATGTCCTGGTGCACGGTGAGCCGGAGCGCAACGACATGGTGCAGTACTTCGCCGAACAGCTCACCGGCTACCTCGCCACCCGGCACGGCTGGGTGCAGTCCTACGGCACCCGCTACGTCCGCCCGCCGGTGCTGGCCGGGGACGTCTCCCGGCCAGGACCGATGACGGTCCGCTGGACGACCTACGCCCAGTCGCTCACCGACCGGCCCGTCAAGGGCATGCTCACCGGCCCGGTCACCATGCTCGCCTGGTCCTTCGTCCGCGACGACCAGCCACTGGGCGAGACCGCCCGGCAGGTGGCCCTCGCCCTGCGCGACGAGGTGCGCGACCTGGAGGCGGCGGGCACGTCGGTGATCCAGGTCGACGAGCCCGCGCTGCGCGAGACCCTGCCGCTGCGCACCGCAGGCCACGCCGGATACCTGGCCTGGGCCACCGAGGCGTTCCGCCTCACCACCGGCGGGGTCCGTCCGGACACCCAGATCCATACGCATATGTGCTACGCGGAGTTCGGCGACATCCTGCGGGCCATCGACGATCTCGACGCCGATGTCATCAGCCTGGAGGCGGCCCGCTCCCATATGCAGGTCGCCGGGGAGCTCGCCACGGCGGGCTATCCGCGCGAGGTGGGTCCCGGTGTGTATGACATCCACTCGCCGCGCGTACCGGGGGTGGACGAGGCAACGGCCTTGCTGCGCAAGGGACTTGAGGCCATCCCGGCCGAACGGCTGTGGGTCAACCCGGACTGCGGCCTGAAGACCCGCGGCTGGCCCGAGGTGCGGGCCGCCCTGGAGAACCTGGTCGCCGCGGCCCGCGAGGTCCGCGGGAGCCTGCCCGGTACGGCTTCCTGA
- a CDS encoding phosphocholine-specific phospholipase C: protein MAELNRRRFLQIAGATAGVSALSGSIARAAAIPAARRSGSIKDIEHVVVLMQENRSFDHYFGSMKGVRGFGDPRPLILDNGKSVWHQPDGSTDVLPYHPDAENLGMQFIEGLDHEWAGGHKARNNGKYDNWIAAKTTGTMAHLQRKDIPFHYALADAFTICDSYHCSFLGATDPNRYYMYTGHVGNDGSGGGPVLGNEEAGYSWTTYPERLEKAGISWKFYQDIGDGLDANGKWGWIEDAYRGNYGDNSLLFFNQYRNAKPGDPLYDKARTGTNAKAGDGYFDRLKADVKAGKLPQVSWVAAPEAFSEHPNWPANYGAWYVSQVLDALTSNPEVWSKTALLVTYDENDGYFDHVLPPFPPASGDEGKSTVDTSLDYFGGNAKYAAGPYGLGQRVPMIVVSPWSTGGYVCSEVFDHTSIIRFLERRFGVHEPNISPWRRAICGDLTSAFDFGLENTKPAALPATDGFRPPDKDRHDSYVPKPPANPVLPKQEPGSRPSRPLPYAPLVDGSATPSTGRYTLTFSGGDKAGVCFTVTGGNRTDGPWTYTTEAGKKISDTWNTQYSKGTYDLTVYGPNGFLRTFKGDGKKAGPEVTARHDATAGRVELTLTNHGRTDCHLTVTHAYGGASETYTVRAGATVKKPVDLRASKRWYDLSVKADTDGAFLRRFAGHVENGEPGVSDPAILTG from the coding sequence ATGGCTGAACTGAATCGGCGCCGTTTCCTCCAGATAGCCGGCGCCACCGCGGGCGTCTCGGCCCTGTCGGGCAGCATCGCCCGTGCGGCGGCCATCCCCGCCGCACGGCGCTCCGGCTCCATCAAGGACATCGAGCACGTCGTCGTCCTGATGCAGGAGAACCGTTCCTTCGACCACTACTTCGGCTCGATGAAGGGCGTACGCGGCTTCGGCGACCCGCGCCCGCTCATCCTGGACAACGGGAAGTCCGTCTGGCACCAGCCGGACGGCTCCACGGACGTCCTGCCCTACCACCCGGACGCCGAGAACCTCGGCATGCAGTTCATCGAGGGCCTCGATCACGAATGGGCCGGCGGCCACAAGGCCCGGAACAACGGCAAGTACGACAACTGGATCGCCGCCAAGACCACCGGAACGATGGCGCACCTGCAGCGCAAGGACATTCCGTTCCACTACGCGCTCGCCGATGCGTTCACCATCTGCGACTCGTACCACTGCTCGTTCCTCGGGGCGACCGACCCCAACCGCTACTACATGTACACGGGGCACGTCGGCAACGACGGTTCGGGCGGCGGCCCCGTCCTCGGCAACGAGGAGGCGGGCTACAGCTGGACGACGTACCCGGAGCGGCTGGAGAAGGCCGGGATCTCCTGGAAGTTCTACCAGGACATCGGTGACGGCCTGGACGCCAACGGCAAGTGGGGCTGGATCGAGGACGCCTACCGCGGCAACTACGGCGACAACTCGCTGCTCTTCTTCAACCAGTACCGCAACGCCAAGCCCGGCGACCCGCTCTACGACAAGGCCCGTACCGGCACCAACGCCAAGGCGGGCGACGGCTACTTCGACCGCCTCAAGGCCGATGTGAAGGCCGGCAAGCTCCCGCAGGTCTCCTGGGTGGCCGCCCCCGAGGCCTTCTCCGAGCACCCCAACTGGCCCGCCAACTACGGCGCCTGGTACGTCTCGCAGGTGCTGGACGCGCTCACCTCCAACCCCGAGGTGTGGAGCAAGACCGCCCTGCTCGTCACCTACGACGAGAACGACGGCTACTTCGACCACGTCCTCCCGCCGTTCCCGCCGGCCTCCGGCGACGAGGGCAAGTCGACCGTGGACACCTCGCTCGACTACTTCGGCGGCAACGCCAAGTACGCCGCCGGCCCCTACGGCCTCGGCCAGCGCGTCCCGATGATCGTGGTCTCCCCCTGGAGCACCGGCGGTTACGTCTGCTCCGAGGTCTTCGACCACACCTCCATCATCCGGTTCCTGGAGCGCCGCTTCGGTGTGCACGAGCCGAACATCTCGCCGTGGCGGCGTGCCATCTGCGGCGACCTGACCTCCGCCTTCGACTTCGGCCTGGAGAACACCAAGCCGGCCGCGCTCCCGGCCACCGACGGCTTCCGGCCGCCGGACAAGGACCGGCACGACAGCTATGTGCCGAAGCCGCCGGCCAACCCCGTCCTGCCCAAGCAGGAGCCGGGCTCGCGACCCTCGCGTCCGCTGCCGTACGCGCCGCTCGTCGACGGGAGTGCCACCCCCTCCACCGGGCGGTACACGCTCACCTTCAGCGGCGGCGACAAGGCCGGTGTCTGCTTCACCGTCACCGGCGGCAACCGCACCGACGGCCCCTGGACGTACACCACGGAGGCCGGCAAGAAGATCTCCGACACCTGGAACACCCAGTACTCCAAGGGCACGTACGACCTGACGGTGTACGGCCCGAACGGCTTCCTGCGCACCTTCAAGGGTGACGGCAAGAAGGCAGGACCCGAGGTGACCGCCCGCCACGACGCGACCGCGGGACGCGTCGAACTCACCCTGACCAACCACGGCCGCACCGACTGCCACCTCACCGTCACCCACGCCTACGGCGGGGCGAGCGAGACCTACACGGTCCGTGCGGGCGCCACCGTCAAGAAGCCGGTGGACCTGCGCGCCAGCAAGCGCTGGTACGACCTGTCAGTCAAGGCCGACACCGACGGCGCCTTCCTGCGCCGGTTCGCCGGCCACGTGGAGAACGGCGAGCCGGGCGTGAGCGACCCGGCGATCCTCACCGGCTGA
- a CDS encoding ATP-binding protein produces MTLPGDRHYTVELHASAERVPQIRRILAAHLRYWDLELHIPPVCRGVAELLTNVHRHIGPDARCVVELRWSGRHLTASVADEGPRLPRLRSAAGGGLSTVAALSDSWGTCGTPDGKVIWFTRRVEATRKSRLTSRTPLRSVPDAKGQPAVPPAVPVEPLVEPVPEAAPEVAAAAAAEAAPASSSGVLVV; encoded by the coding sequence ATGACACTTCCCGGCGACCGGCACTACACGGTCGAACTGCATGCTTCGGCGGAGCGTGTGCCGCAGATCCGGCGGATCCTCGCCGCGCACCTGCGGTACTGGGATCTCGAACTGCATATCCCGCCCGTGTGCCGGGGAGTGGCGGAACTCCTGACCAACGTCCATCGCCATATCGGCCCGGACGCCCGGTGCGTCGTCGAACTCCGCTGGAGCGGCCGCCACCTCACCGCGTCCGTCGCCGACGAGGGTCCGCGGCTGCCGAGACTGCGCTCCGCGGCCGGCGGCGGACTCTCCACCGTGGCGGCGCTCAGCGACAGTTGGGGCACCTGCGGCACCCCGGACGGCAAGGTCATCTGGTTCACCCGCCGGGTCGAGGCGACCCGCAAATCCCGGCTGACCAGCCGCACTCCGCTGCGCAGCGTGCCCGATGCGAAGGGGCAGCCGGCGGTGCCTCCGGCGGTACCGGTCGAACCGCTCGTCGAGCCCGTACCCGAGGCCGCACCCGAGGTCGCCGCCGCGGCCGCCGCCGAGGCCGCCCCGGCGTCGTCGTCCGGGGTGCTGGTCGTCTGA
- a CDS encoding serine hydrolase domain-containing protein — MGSATVDGHCAPGFTGVRDAFERNFREHGDIGAAVTVTVEGEAVVDLWGGHADAAGTRAWEHDTLVNVYSTSKGMTALCAHLLADRGELDIDAPVVRYWPEFGQAGKQDIPVRWLLSHRAGLIAPRVPLPEGCAYDWDRVCAALAATEPWWEPGTAQGYHAVTFGYLVGEVVRRITGQSLGMFLRSEITGPLGARVFIGTPAQEHARCADMVGRLDEARITAQFPGVPKPPFRTLADHPLAVVMLALLSLPTGDVNSAAYRSAEIPAGNAHASAHGLATVYGALAGGKLVGTGTLEAMRRSQSLPGERDLTIDALAPAGHEHHWGLGYMLNHRGQAGPNPGAFGHGGAGGSYAFADPENRLSFAYTMNKYGGGTTGDDPRNRGLVRAVYRALAQTRRPGAGPEIRPRSGPANPDAERNNGKCGMHPARRGRGGPERA; from the coding sequence GTGGGATCAGCCACCGTCGACGGCCACTGCGCACCGGGCTTCACCGGCGTACGGGACGCGTTCGAACGGAACTTCCGCGAGCACGGCGATATCGGCGCGGCGGTCACGGTGACCGTGGAGGGCGAGGCGGTGGTCGACCTGTGGGGCGGCCATGCGGACGCCGCCGGGACCCGCGCCTGGGAGCACGACACCCTCGTGAACGTCTACTCGACGTCCAAGGGGATGACCGCACTGTGCGCCCATCTCCTCGCGGACCGTGGCGAGTTGGACATCGACGCGCCGGTGGTCCGGTACTGGCCCGAGTTCGGGCAGGCCGGCAAGCAGGACATCCCCGTCCGCTGGCTGCTCAGCCACCGCGCCGGTCTGATCGCACCCCGGGTGCCGCTCCCCGAGGGGTGCGCCTACGACTGGGACCGGGTGTGCGCCGCCCTGGCGGCGACCGAGCCGTGGTGGGAGCCGGGCACCGCGCAGGGCTACCACGCGGTGACCTTCGGATACCTGGTGGGCGAGGTCGTACGGCGGATCACCGGGCAGTCCCTCGGCATGTTCCTGCGCAGCGAGATCACCGGGCCGCTGGGCGCGCGGGTGTTCATCGGCACCCCCGCCCAGGAGCACGCCCGCTGTGCGGACATGGTCGGGCGGCTGGACGAGGCACGGATCACGGCGCAGTTTCCCGGCGTACCGAAGCCGCCGTTCCGCACGCTCGCGGACCATCCGCTCGCCGTGGTGATGCTGGCGCTGCTGTCCCTCCCCACCGGCGATGTCAACAGTGCCGCCTACCGGTCGGCCGAGATCCCGGCGGGCAATGCCCATGCCAGTGCCCACGGGCTGGCGACCGTGTACGGCGCGCTGGCGGGCGGCAAGCTCGTCGGGACCGGCACCCTGGAGGCGATGCGCCGGTCGCAGAGCCTGCCGGGCGAACGTGATCTGACGATCGACGCGCTCGCCCCCGCGGGCCATGAACACCACTGGGGCCTCGGCTACATGCTCAACCACCGGGGCCAGGCGGGCCCCAACCCCGGGGCGTTCGGACACGGTGGCGCGGGCGGCTCGTACGCCTTCGCGGATCCGGAAAACCGGCTGTCCTTCGCGTACACCATGAACAAGTACGGCGGTGGCACGACCGGCGACGACCCGCGCAACCGCGGCCTGGTCCGGGCGGTGTACCGGGCCTTGGCACAGACCCGGCGGCCGGGCGCCGGCCCGGAAATCCGTCCCCGATCCGGCCCCGCGAACCCCGATGCAGAGCGCAATAATGGGAAGTGCGGTATGCATCCGGCCCGGCGCGGGCGCGGCGGGCCCGAGAGGGCGTGA